From Rhodamnia argentea isolate NSW1041297 chromosome 10, ASM2092103v1, whole genome shotgun sequence, a single genomic window includes:
- the LOC115742274 gene encoding succinate dehydrogenase assembly factor 4, mitochondrial: protein MAINLSRQFASLVGLSAPKLALASAGSESLARSVVGSAVRRLGSSIEQPRGNPSGELRGEAPKEIRPQQEEEEPREEGGGEEDDEEEDGQVNKETGEIGGPRGPEPTRYGDWERNGRCYDF, encoded by the coding sequence ATGGCCATCAATCTGAGTCGTCAATTCGCCTCTCTTGTGGGTCTCTCGGCTCCGAAGCTAGCCCTTGCCAGCGCCGGATCTGAGTCGCTGGCCCGATCCGTCGTCGGCTCGGCTGTCAGGCGGCTCGGCTCGTCGATCGAGCAACCCCGAGGAAACCCTAGCGGAGAGCTGCGGGGAGAAGCGCCGAAGGAGATTCGGCCTCagcaagaagaggaagaaccccgagaggaaggaggaggagaggaagatGACGAAGAGGAGGACGGGCAGGTGAACAAAGAGACGGGCGAGATCGGTGGCCCCAGGGGCCCCGAACCGACCCGCTACGGCGATTGGGAGCGCAACGGTCGCTGCTACGATTTCTGA
- the LOC115742273 gene encoding putative RING-H2 finger protein ATL21A isoform X2: MKILTPFVTLLFLLCTEASGETCAPAFCSREEPVIRFPFRIGSHQRESCGYPGFDLSCDGMNQTMRLLSLNLSGSPFAGVYSQDFTFFNCSSSYFKYRLNPIACLSGSNYTVFATSSPRIVTALSPSCALVKTVTVPVEWPFDEQVISSDLSVDLRLQWGAPQCGRCVLRGGRCGLRGNSTTEIECTNIRQRGIPRGARYAIIVGVGIPAILFLLGLLCFLCGRVKSCARGRRPAVVGEFATAVAPQSALVSGLDGVVIESYPKIVLGESKRLPKPDDSTCSICLSEYQPKETLKTIPQCNHCFHANCIDEWLRLNATCPVCRNSPPQS; encoded by the exons ATGAAAATCCTCACGCCCTTTGTGACCTTGTTGTTCTTATTATGCACAGAAGCGAGCGGGGAGACCTGCGCCCCCGCCTTCTGTAGCCGTGAGGAGCCCGTGATCCGTTTCCCCTTCCGGATCGGATCCCACCAGCGTGAATCTTGCGGGTACCCGGGATTTGACCTGTCGTGCGACGGGATGAACCAAACCAT GAGGCTGCTCTCCCTCAACCTCTCCGGCTCACCCTTCGCCGGGGTCTATTCCCAGGACTTCACCTTCTTCAACTGCTCCTCCAGCTACTTCAAGTACCGCCTGAACCCGATTGCCTGCCTCAGCGGCTCCAACTACACGGTCTTCGCGACCTCCTCACCGCGCATCGTGACCGCCCTCTCCCCCTCATGCGCGCTCGTGAAGACCGTGACCGTCCCTGTCGAATGGCCGTTCGACGAGCAGGTCATCTCGTCAGACCTCAGCGTGGATCTCCGGCTACAGTGGGGGGCGCCACAGTGCGGACGGTGCGTGTTGCGGGGCGGGAGGTGCGGGCTCAGGGGCAACTCCACCACTGAGATTGAGTGCACCAATATTCGCCAGCGTG GGATTCCGAGGGGCGCCCGCTACGCGATCATTGTCGGGGTCGGGATCCCGGCGATCCTGTTCCTCCTGGGCTTGCTTTGCTTCCTCTGTGGCAGGGTGAAGTCCTGCGCGAGAGGACGCCGCCCCGCAGTCGTCGGGGAATTTGCCACGGCAGTCGCGCCGCAATCCGCCCTTGTTTCGGGCCTCGACGGGGTGGTCATTGAGTCTTACCCTAAAATTGTTCTGGGAGAGAGCAAGCGGCTCCCGAAGCCCGATGACAGCACTTGCTCGATTTGCCTGTCGGAGTATCAGCCCAAAGAGACCCTCAAGACCATACCGCAATGCAACCATTGCTTCCATGCGAATTGCATCGACGAGTGGCTTCGTCTGAATGCTACTTGCCCAGTTTGCCGGAACTCGCCGCCCCAGTCTTGA
- the LOC115742273 gene encoding putative RING-H2 finger protein ATL21A isoform X1, which produces MKILTPFVTLLFLLCTEASGETCAPAFCSREEPVIRFPFRIGSHQRESCGYPGFDLSCDGMNQTILELPNSGKFTVLGIDYAEQEIWVNDPEACLPKRLLSLNLSGSPFAGVYSQDFTFFNCSSSYFKYRLNPIACLSGSNYTVFATSSPRIVTALSPSCALVKTVTVPVEWPFDEQVISSDLSVDLRLQWGAPQCGRCVLRGGRCGLRGNSTTEIECTNIRQRGIPRGARYAIIVGVGIPAILFLLGLLCFLCGRVKSCARGRRPAVVGEFATAVAPQSALVSGLDGVVIESYPKIVLGESKRLPKPDDSTCSICLSEYQPKETLKTIPQCNHCFHANCIDEWLRLNATCPVCRNSPPQS; this is translated from the exons ATGAAAATCCTCACGCCCTTTGTGACCTTGTTGTTCTTATTATGCACAGAAGCGAGCGGGGAGACCTGCGCCCCCGCCTTCTGTAGCCGTGAGGAGCCCGTGATCCGTTTCCCCTTCCGGATCGGATCCCACCAGCGTGAATCTTGCGGGTACCCGGGATTTGACCTGTCGTGCGACGGGATGAACCAAACCATACTCGAGTTGCCCAACTCAGGCAAGTTCACCGTCCTAGGCATAGACTATGCTGAGCAAGAGATATGGGTGAATGACCCTGAGGCTTGCCTCCCCAAGAGGCTGCTCTCCCTCAACCTCTCCGGCTCACCCTTCGCCGGGGTCTATTCCCAGGACTTCACCTTCTTCAACTGCTCCTCCAGCTACTTCAAGTACCGCCTGAACCCGATTGCCTGCCTCAGCGGCTCCAACTACACGGTCTTCGCGACCTCCTCACCGCGCATCGTGACCGCCCTCTCCCCCTCATGCGCGCTCGTGAAGACCGTGACCGTCCCTGTCGAATGGCCGTTCGACGAGCAGGTCATCTCGTCAGACCTCAGCGTGGATCTCCGGCTACAGTGGGGGGCGCCACAGTGCGGACGGTGCGTGTTGCGGGGCGGGAGGTGCGGGCTCAGGGGCAACTCCACCACTGAGATTGAGTGCACCAATATTCGCCAGCGTG GGATTCCGAGGGGCGCCCGCTACGCGATCATTGTCGGGGTCGGGATCCCGGCGATCCTGTTCCTCCTGGGCTTGCTTTGCTTCCTCTGTGGCAGGGTGAAGTCCTGCGCGAGAGGACGCCGCCCCGCAGTCGTCGGGGAATTTGCCACGGCAGTCGCGCCGCAATCCGCCCTTGTTTCGGGCCTCGACGGGGTGGTCATTGAGTCTTACCCTAAAATTGTTCTGGGAGAGAGCAAGCGGCTCCCGAAGCCCGATGACAGCACTTGCTCGATTTGCCTGTCGGAGTATCAGCCCAAAGAGACCCTCAAGACCATACCGCAATGCAACCATTGCTTCCATGCGAATTGCATCGACGAGTGGCTTCGTCTGAATGCTACTTGCCCAGTTTGCCGGAACTCGCCGCCCCAGTCTTGA